One stretch of Eretmochelys imbricata isolate rEreImb1 chromosome 1, rEreImb1.hap1, whole genome shotgun sequence DNA includes these proteins:
- the LOC144270445 gene encoding tubulin alpha-8 chain-like translates to MVDLEQTVVDEVRTGTYRKLFHPEQLITGKEDAANNYARGHYTIGKDRIDLALDRIRKLTDACSGLQGFLIFHSFGGGTGSGFTSLLMERLSLDYGKKSKLEFAIYPAPQVSTAVVEPYNSILTTHTTLEHSDCAFMVDNEAIYDICRRNLDIERPTYTNLNRLISQIVSSITASLRFDGALNVDLTEFQTNLVPYPRIHFPLMTYAPIISSERAYHEQLSVAEITSSCFEPNNQMVKCDPRHGKYMACCMLYRGDVVPKDVNVAIAAIKTKRTIQFVDWCPTGFKVGINYQPPTITPGGDLAQVERAVCMLSNTTAIAEAWARLDHKFDLMYAKRAFVHWYVGEGMEEGEFVEAREDLSALEKDYDEVGTNSFGEENDGEEF, encoded by the exons ATGGTAGACTTGGAGCAAACTGTAGTAG ATGAAGTGCGGACTGGCACTTACCGGAAGCTTTTCCATCcagaacagctgatcactggAAAGGAAGATGCAGCTAATAACTATGCCCGTGGTCACTATACCATTGGCAAAGACAGAATTGACTTGGCATTAGATCGTATCCGTAAACTG ACCGATGCCTGTTCTGGGCTACAGGGATTCCTGATTTTCCACAGCTTTGGTGGGGGCACTGGCTCTGGCTTCACCTCTTTGTTGATGGAACGCCTCTCCCTGGATTATGGCAAGAAGTCCAAACTGGAGTTTGCCATCTACCCAGCCCCTCAAGTCTCCACTGCCGTAGTGGAGCCGTACAACTCCATCCTGACCACCCACACCACCCTGGAGCATTCAGACTGCGCCTTCATGGTGGACAACGAGGCCATCTATGACATCTGCCGTCGCAACTTGGACATTGAGCGCCCCACTTACACCAACCTTAACCGTCTCATCAGCCAGATAGTCTCATCAATCACTGCCTCTCTGCGCTTCGATGGTGCCCTCAATGTGGATCTGACAGAGTTTCAGACCAACCTGGTGCCCTACCCTCGCATCCACTTCCCCCTGATGACATATGCACCCATTATCTCCTCCGAGAGAGCCTACCACGAGCAGCTGTCAGTGGCAGAAATCACCAGTTCCTGCTTTGAACCCAACAACCAGATGGTGAAGTGTGATCCACGTCATGGAAAATACATGGCCTGCTGCATGCTGTACCGCGGTGACGTGGTCCCCAAAGATGTCAACGTAGCTATTGCTGCCATCAAGACCAAGAGAACTATCCAGTTTGTGGACTGGTGTCCAACAGGCTTCAAG GTTGGAATCAATTACCAGCCTCCCACAATAACACCCGGAGGAGACCTGGCCCAAGTGGAACGTGCCGTCTGCATGCTAAGCAACACTACAGCCATCGCTGAGGCCTGGGCAAGGCTGGACCACAAGTTTGATCTGATGTATGCCAAGAGGGCATTTGTGCACTGGTATGTTGGTGAAGGCATGGAGGAAGGGGAGTTTGTAGAGGCCCGAGAGGACTTGTCTGCACTGGAGAAGGACTATGACGAAGTGGGAACAAACTCATTTGGAGAAGAAAATGACGGGGAGGAATTTTGA